One Oreochromis niloticus isolate F11D_XX linkage group LG16, O_niloticus_UMD_NMBU, whole genome shotgun sequence genomic window carries:
- the LOC109200150 gene encoding olfactory receptor 6N2-like, giving the protein MDEVLNATYLTLDGYVEVNKYRYVYFFIFFILYSLIICSNSTIVYIIWIHINLHEPMYIFIAALLLNCVLYSTTVYPKLLIDFLSEKQVTTYSACLFQFFTFYTLGSSEFFLLAAMAYDRYVAICKPLQYQTIMGKTTVSIFLAVAWLVPACHIVVLTAGSAEATLCNFNLKGIFCNNAVYTLQCVKSRLITVFGVVALIDLVILPMLFIVFTYSNIFILTYQSCKEVRKKAAETCLPHLLVLFSFSCLSIYDVSIARVESDFPKTARLIMTLQIVLYHPLLNPFIYGLKMKDISKQLKRFFYHD; this is encoded by the coding sequence ATGGATGAGGTATTAAATGCTACATATTTAACTTTAGATGGGTATGTTGAAGTTAACAAGTAcagatatgtttattttttcattttctttatattatatAGTTTAATAATCTGCAGTAATTCTACTATTGTGTACATAATCTGGATTCATATAAACCTTCATGAGCCTATGTACATTTTCATTGCAGCTTTGCTATTGAACTGTGTTCTTTACAGCACAACTGTTTATCCAAAACTGCTGATTgactttttatctgaaaaaCAAGTCACAACATATTCAGCCTgtctctttcagttttttacattttacactttAGGCAGTTCAGAGTTCTTTCTCTTGGCAGCCATGGCCTATGACAGATATGTGGCTATTTGTAAACCTCTACAATATCAAACTATCATGGGTAAAACCACTGTGAGTATTTTCTTGGCTGTAGCATGGCTTGTACCTGCTTGTCATATTGTAGTCTTAACAGCTGGGAGTGCTGAAGCAACATTGTGCAACTTTAACTTAAAAggaatattttgtaataatgcaGTTTACACTCTTCAGTGTGTAAAGTCAAGATTAATTACTGTATTTGGAGTAGTTGCTTTAATAGATCTTGTAATATTACCTATGCTCTTCATAGTTTTTACATACTCAAACATTTTTATCCTCACTTATCAAAGTTGTAAAGAAGTGAGGAAGAAAGCTGCGGAGACGTGTTTACCCCATTTGTTAGTTTTATTTAGCTTCTCCTGTTTAAGTATCTACGATGTAAGCATAGCTCGAGTAGAATCAGATTTTCCCAAAACTGCGCGATTAATAATGACATTACAAATAGTGCTCTATCATCCGTTGCTTAATCCATTCatttatgggctcaaaatgaAGGACATTTCTAAACAGCTAAAAAGATTTTTCTATCATGATTAA
- the LOC100692544 gene encoding olfactory receptor-like protein COR3: MPEPPQLAPFEVKEQRLYSTFLPTVAKIPKLPHLKQEHVPGTEWALQPFLAEAMASDLEVLIPTTSHSAANHSSFIISDLRAEMNITYITFGGHVEVEKYRYIYFVIMFMVYVLIICSNCTIVWLIITHKSLHEPMYIFIAALLVNSVLLSTVIYPKLLIDFLSEKQIILYHACLFQVFMFYVLSSSEFLLLSAMAYDRYVSICKPLQYPTIMRRTTVSIFLLLSWFLPAIQIVVPVLRNSITPLCNFTLKGIFCNNSVNHLYCVTSKALSIYGMVVLFNGALFPMLFILFTYIKIIIVACQSCGNVRKKAAQTCLPHVLVLINYSCLVTYDMVIVRLESEFPKTARFIMTLQFVTYNPLCNPIIYGLKMKEISKNLKRLFS, encoded by the exons atgcctgaaccacctcagttGGCTCCTTTCGAAGTGAAGGAGCAGCGACTCTACTCTactttccttcccactgtcgccaaa ATTCCTAAACTCCCCCACTTAAAGCAGGAACATGTCCCTGGCACAGAGTGGGCACTCCAAccttttctggctgaggccatggcctcagatttggaagTGCTGATTCCCACcacttcacactcggctgccaACCAttccagt TTTATAATATCTGATCTTCGTGCCGAAATGAATATAACATATATAACTTTTGGTGGTCATGTGGAAGTGGAGaaatatagatatatttattttgtaattatgTTTATGGTATATGTTCTAATAATTTGCAGCAATTGCACTATTGTGTGGCTTATCATAACTCACAAAAGCCTCCATGAGCCTATGTACATTTTCATTGCTGCTTTGTTAGTGAACTCTGTTCTTTTGAGCACTGTGATCTACCCGAAGCTTTTGATTGACTTCTTATCTGAAAAACAGATTATTTTGTATCACGCCTGTCTTTTTCAAGTATTCATGTTTTATGTTCTAAGCAGTTCAGAATTCTTACTGCTGTCAGCCATGGCTTATGACAGATATGTGTCTATATGTAAACCTCTGCAATATCCAACTATCATGAGAAGAACAACAGTCAGTATTTTCCTGCTTTTGTCCTGGTTTTTACCTGCTATTCAGATTGTAGTGCCAGTACTAAGAAATTCAATTACACCACTCTGTAACTTTACTTTGAAAGGTATATTTTGTAACAATTCGGTCAACCATCTTTATTGTGTAACTTCAAAAGCACTATCTATATATGGTATGGTCGTTCTATTTAATGGTGCACTTTTCCCCAtgctttttatactttttacaTACATAAAGATAATTATAGTTGCCTGTCAGAGTTGTGGAAATGTCAGAAAAAAAGCTGCACAAACCTGTTTGCCTCACGTGCTAGTTCTAATCAACTATTCTTGTTTGGTTACTTATGATATGGTTATAGTTAGACTGGAATCAGAGTTTCCTAAAACTGCACGTTTTATAATGACATTGCAGTTTGTAACATATAACCCTCTCTGCAATCCAATAATATATGgactaaaaatgaaagaaatctctAAAAACCTCAAAAGGTTGTTCTCTTGA
- the LOC100690932 gene encoding olfactory receptor 6N2-like → MDDELNVTYITFDGHVEINKYRYVYFFILFTLYILITCSNSIIIYLILIHKNLHEPMYIFIAALLLNVVLYATTIYPKLLIDFLSEKQIISYSACLFQFFIIYSLGCSEFFLLAAMAYDRYVAICKPLQYPTIMRKSTVSIFLVIAWLVPASNIAVQAIGMAKSKLCSFHLKSIFCNNTIYTLQCVRSRLVTVFGIVSYLDLVVFPILFIVFTYTKIFIVTYRSCKEIKKKAAETCLPHMLVLVTFSCLGVYDVIMARMETDFPKTARLIMTLQVAFYHPLFNPFIYGLKMKEISKHLKRLFCPPVS, encoded by the coding sequence atgGATGATGAGTTAAATGTTACCTATATAACTTTTGATGGGCATGTGGAAATTAACAAATAcagatatgtttatttttttattctgttcacATTATATATTCTAATAACTTGCAGTAACTCTATTATTATATACCTCATTTTGATTCATAAAAATCTCCATGAACCTATGTACATTTTTATTGCAGCATTGCTACTGAACGTTGTTCTTTACGCCACAACTATTTACCCAAAACTCCTGATTgactttttatctgaaaaacaaatcatATCATATTCAGCATGtctctttcagtttttcatAATTTATTCTCTGGGTTGTTCTGAGTTCTTTCTCTTGGCAGCCATGGCCTATGACAGATATGTGGCTATATGTAAACCTCTACAATATCCAACCATCATGAGAAAAAGCACTGTGAGTATTTTCCTGGTCATAGCTTGGCTTGTACCTGCTTCTAATATTGCAGTCCAAGCAATAGGAATGGCTAAAAGTAAACTGTGttcctttcatttaaaatcaatattttgtAACAATACAATTTACACTCTTCAGTGTGTAAGATCAAGGTTAGTTACTGTATTTGGTATAGTTAGTTATTTAGATCTCGTAGTATTTCCTATACTTTTTATAGTTTtcacatacacaaaaatattTATAGTCACTTATCGCAGTTGtaaagaaattaagaaaaaagcTGCAGAGACCTGTTTACCCCACATGTTAGTTTTAGTTACTTTTTCCTGTTTAGGTGTCTATGATGTAATCATGGCTCGAATGGAAACAGATTTTCCAAAAACTGCACGCTTAATAATGACATTACAAGTAGCTTTCTATCATCCTTTATTTAATCCATTCATATATGGGCTTAAAATGAAGGAAATTTCTAAACATCTAAAAAGGTTGTTTTGTCCACCAGTGTCATGA